Proteins encoded in a region of the Schaalia hyovaginalis genome:
- a CDS encoding adenylosuccinate synthase has protein sequence MPAVIVLGAQWGDEGKGKATDQLGQNTDYVVKFNGGNNAGHTVVIDDEKYALHLLPAGILSEGVTPIIGNGVVVDLEVLFAELNEMTSRGVDCSRLLISSNAHIIPPYNRLMDQANERARGKNQIGTTGRGIGPTYADKMNRIGLRIQDLFDPEGLSLKVEAALAPKNEIFAAVGMETLDPTVVTEELLSYAERVRPMVCDVSLVVNDALDRGDTVLFEGGQATMLDIDHGTYPFVTSSNPTAGGALTGTGVGPTRIDRVVGVAKAYTTRVGEGPFPTELDDEVGEALRQKGGEFGVTTGRPRRTGWFDAVVMRYATRINGLTDICLTKLDVLTGYETIPVCTAYEVDGVRTEEMPLDQGGFERAVPVYEELPGWTEDISECRSFDELPAAAQAYIARLEELSRCRIQSIGVGAGREATIVRYPLI, from the coding sequence ATGCCAGCCGTCATCGTGCTCGGCGCCCAGTGGGGCGACGAAGGCAAGGGCAAGGCGACCGACCAGCTCGGTCAGAACACCGACTACGTCGTGAAGTTCAACGGCGGGAACAACGCCGGACACACCGTCGTCATCGACGATGAGAAGTACGCCCTTCACCTCCTGCCCGCGGGCATCCTCTCCGAGGGCGTGACCCCGATCATCGGCAACGGCGTCGTCGTGGACCTCGAGGTCCTCTTCGCCGAGCTCAATGAGATGACCTCGCGCGGCGTCGACTGCTCGCGCCTGCTCATCTCCTCCAACGCGCACATCATCCCGCCCTACAACCGCCTCATGGACCAGGCGAACGAGCGCGCGCGCGGGAAGAACCAGATCGGCACCACCGGCCGCGGGATCGGCCCGACCTACGCCGACAAGATGAACCGCATCGGCCTGCGCATCCAGGACCTCTTCGACCCGGAGGGCCTCTCCCTCAAGGTCGAAGCCGCGCTCGCCCCCAAGAACGAGATCTTCGCCGCCGTCGGCATGGAGACCCTCGACCCGACGGTCGTCACCGAGGAGCTCCTGTCCTACGCCGAACGGGTGCGCCCCATGGTGTGCGACGTGTCGCTCGTCGTCAACGACGCCCTCGACCGCGGCGACACCGTCCTCTTCGAGGGCGGCCAGGCGACCATGCTCGACATCGACCACGGCACCTACCCCTTCGTCACCTCCTCGAACCCGACGGCGGGCGGAGCCCTCACGGGCACCGGCGTCGGCCCGACCCGCATCGACCGGGTCGTCGGCGTCGCCAAGGCCTACACGACGCGCGTGGGCGAGGGCCCCTTCCCGACTGAACTCGACGACGAGGTCGGCGAGGCCCTGCGCCAAAAGGGCGGGGAGTTCGGCGTCACCACGGGCCGCCCGCGCCGCACCGGTTGGTTCGACGCCGTCGTCATGCGCTACGCGACGCGCATCAACGGCCTCACCGACATCTGCCTGACGAAGCTCGACGTCCTCACCGGCTACGAGACCATCCCCGTGTGCACCGCCTACGAGGTCGACGGCGTGCGCACCGAGGAGATGCCCCTCGACCAGGGCGGGTTCGAGCGAGCCGTCCCCGTCTACGAGGAGCTGCCCGGCTGGACCGAGGACATCTCCGAATGCAGGAGCTTCGACGAGCTCCCCGCCGCCGCGCAGGCCTACATCGCGCGCCTCGAAGAGCTCTCGCGCTGCCGCATCCAGTCGATCGGCGTGGGCGCCGGCCGCGAGGCGACGATCGTGCGTTATCCGCTGATCTGA
- a CDS encoding YgfZ/GcvT domain-containing protein, with protein MPGAVLDSDESDESGAGPGACADDAPPSSRPVAWHYGDPSGEQWALEAGRGLVDRSDLSVVTVAGPDRQTWLTSITTQVITGMGPGDSRELLVLDPQGRIEHAAAVLDDGAATHLITEGGDAPDLAAFLDSMRFALRVEVRLREGLSVFATAGSHADTADGLPGHVLTWADPWPGVAEGGAEYFRGVHPGAASRMRLHLVDEARAGEFVDAWLGADAKRRPAGLLAWEAMRIAAWRPRLGFETDSRSIPAELDWLRTAVHTDKGCYRGQESVARVINLGRPPRRLVFLQLDGSRGDLPERGEKILLKGRTLGVVTSVARHAELGPIALALLARNVPADAVFDLDGIAAAQELIVPIDGKSSISPAVRPGAGLANPALRRHDASPIGGLGGLGAR; from the coding sequence CTGCCCGGCGCGGTTCTCGACAGCGATGAGAGCGATGAGTCCGGCGCCGGACCCGGCGCCTGCGCCGACGATGCGCCGCCCTCGTCCCGCCCCGTCGCCTGGCACTACGGCGATCCCTCGGGCGAGCAGTGGGCGCTCGAAGCCGGGCGCGGACTCGTCGATCGCTCCGATCTGAGCGTCGTCACGGTCGCCGGCCCCGACCGGCAGACCTGGCTCACCTCGATCACGACGCAGGTCATCACGGGAATGGGCCCGGGGGACTCGCGCGAACTCCTCGTCCTCGACCCGCAGGGCCGCATCGAACACGCCGCCGCCGTCCTCGATGACGGTGCGGCGACCCACCTCATCACCGAAGGCGGCGACGCTCCGGATCTCGCCGCATTCCTCGACTCCATGCGCTTCGCCCTGCGCGTCGAGGTCCGCCTGCGCGAGGGCCTCAGCGTTTTCGCGACCGCGGGTTCGCACGCCGACACCGCGGATGGCCTTCCGGGGCACGTGCTCACCTGGGCGGATCCGTGGCCCGGTGTCGCCGAGGGCGGGGCCGAGTACTTCCGGGGCGTCCACCCGGGAGCCGCATCCCGGATGCGCCTGCACCTCGTCGATGAGGCGCGGGCGGGCGAGTTCGTCGACGCCTGGCTCGGAGCCGACGCGAAGCGCCGCCCCGCAGGGCTCCTCGCCTGGGAGGCGATGCGCATCGCCGCCTGGCGCCCCCGCCTCGGATTCGAAACGGACTCCCGTTCGATCCCGGCCGAACTCGATTGGCTGCGCACCGCCGTCCACACGGACAAGGGCTGCTACCGCGGCCAGGAGTCGGTCGCGCGCGTCATCAACCTCGGGCGCCCGCCGCGCAGGCTCGTCTTCCTCCAGCTCGACGGCTCCAGAGGGGACCTGCCCGAGCGCGGTGAGAAGATCCTGCTCAAGGGGCGAACGCTCGGGGTGGTGACCTCGGTGGCGCGCCACGCGGAGCTCGGCCCGATCGCCCTGGCCCTCCTCGCGCGCAACGTCCCCGCCGACGCGGTCTTCGACCTCGACGGCATCGCCGCCGCGCAGGAACTCATCGTCCCCATCGACGGGAAGTCCTCGATCTCCCCGGCCGTCCGCCCCGGCGCCGGCCTCGCCAATCCGGCGCTGCGCCGGCACGACGCGTCCCCGATCGGCGGCCTCGGCGGACTGGGGGCCCGCTGA
- a CDS encoding FABP family protein produces the protein MIVIPADLPARLAPLAWMLGTWKGWGMRAVAGDAPDTAVIEEIRAEIRGEQMLFTTSVYEGVPARDAQIDPTWDAPTGLSLIGSGELLWEETAYVSVMPSTGEPPLPGQYAPREFTASSAMTNGLAVLWAGVGVGPRVQMVSDAIARGAGAEDVQHLGRMYGLVAGELMWTQERTLAGAETEVEYSGRLMRTAQATTESGEEIDGIDHDTEDGFLV, from the coding sequence ATGATCGTCATTCCCGCTGACCTGCCCGCCCGCCTCGCCCCGCTCGCCTGGATGCTCGGAACGTGGAAGGGCTGGGGCATGCGCGCCGTCGCCGGCGACGCCCCCGACACCGCCGTCATCGAGGAGATCCGCGCCGAGATCCGCGGTGAGCAGATGCTCTTCACGACATCCGTCTACGAGGGCGTCCCCGCCCGCGATGCGCAGATCGACCCGACCTGGGACGCCCCGACGGGCCTGAGCCTCATCGGCAGTGGAGAGCTCCTCTGGGAGGAGACCGCCTACGTCTCGGTCATGCCTTCGACCGGCGAGCCGCCCCTTCCCGGGCAGTACGCGCCGCGCGAATTCACCGCGAGCTCGGCGATGACGAACGGCCTCGCCGTGCTGTGGGCGGGTGTCGGCGTCGGTCCGCGCGTCCAGATGGTCTCCGACGCGATCGCCAGGGGCGCGGGCGCCGAGGACGTCCAGCATCTCGGCCGCATGTACGGCCTGGTCGCCGGTGAACTCATGTGGACCCAGGAGCGCACGCTCGCGGGGGCCGAGACGGAGGTCGAATACTCCGGCCGTCTCATGCGAACCGCTCAGGCGACCACCGAGTCCGGTGAGGAGATCGACGGCATCGATCACGACACCGAGGACGGCTTCCTTGTGTGA
- a CDS encoding cytochrome c biogenesis protein CcdA — translation MVTLVLIGLIGGFITGISPCILPVLPVIFLSGGAQGARSRESESSIARIPGMMTAGSLASLGSAPAQSTTSLSPARSSKWRPYLVVGGLVLSFTFFTLLGSTILTLLGLPQDFIRIAGIVALVLIGIAMMIPRLMEILEKPFTRFGRSQGKRPDNGFLLGIVLGAAYVPCAGPVLAAVSVAGTTGRIGPETVALALSFAIGTGIPLLAFALAGRGLTERIAAFRSRQKLIRIIAGAAMILLAIGLATDLPAKIQRALPDWTSSLQAGTDKYLRDSTPRGSSSTTCLDGADELANCGPLPKIEGAVAWFNTPGDQPLTETERKGKVTLVDFWAYSCINCQRSIPGVEKLYETYKDSGLQVIGVHSPEYAFEKEVDNVKKGAESLGITYPVAVDSDLVTWTNFDNHYWPAHYLADAKGELRALKYGEGGEATTEKLVRSLLTEANPGLVLPAPVFASDEPTATGERSPETYLGAARANHFVDGGLKIGTAEYSLPESQARDTFALDGRWKVEDEFIAPAEGGAGLSLAFKGKQVNLVVSGEGDLEWEVNGQKMTKRISGTPNGIELFASSETHEGELRLKASPGLKLYSFTFG, via the coding sequence ATGGTCACCCTCGTTCTCATCGGCCTCATCGGAGGCTTCATCACGGGCATCTCCCCGTGCATCCTGCCCGTACTCCCCGTGATCTTCCTGTCGGGCGGCGCCCAGGGCGCGCGCTCCCGGGAGTCCGAATCCTCGATCGCACGGATCCCCGGCATGATGACGGCCGGCTCCCTCGCCTCGCTGGGGAGCGCCCCGGCGCAATCGACGACGAGCCTGTCGCCCGCCCGTTCGAGCAAATGGCGCCCCTACCTCGTCGTGGGAGGCCTCGTCCTCAGCTTCACCTTCTTCACCCTGCTGGGCTCCACGATCCTCACCCTCCTCGGGCTCCCTCAGGACTTCATCCGCATCGCCGGAATCGTCGCCCTCGTCCTCATCGGCATCGCGATGATGATTCCCCGCCTCATGGAGATCCTCGAGAAGCCCTTCACCCGTTTCGGCCGCTCCCAGGGCAAACGCCCCGACAACGGCTTCCTGCTCGGCATCGTCCTCGGCGCCGCCTACGTTCCCTGCGCCGGTCCGGTCCTCGCGGCCGTCTCCGTCGCGGGGACCACGGGCCGCATCGGCCCCGAGACCGTCGCCCTGGCCCTGTCCTTCGCGATCGGCACGGGCATCCCTCTTCTCGCCTTCGCCCTCGCGGGCAGGGGCCTCACCGAGAGGATCGCCGCCTTCCGCAGCCGCCAGAAACTGATCCGCATCATCGCGGGCGCCGCGATGATCCTCCTCGCCATCGGTCTCGCCACCGACCTGCCCGCCAAGATTCAGCGCGCCCTGCCCGATTGGACCTCATCCCTGCAGGCGGGCACCGACAAGTACCTGCGCGATTCCACCCCCAGGGGCTCTTCGTCCACCACCTGCCTCGACGGGGCGGACGAACTCGCGAACTGCGGTCCGCTGCCGAAGATCGAAGGCGCCGTCGCATGGTTCAACACCCCCGGCGACCAGCCCCTCACCGAGACCGAGCGGAAGGGCAAGGTCACCCTCGTCGACTTCTGGGCCTACTCGTGCATCAACTGCCAGCGCTCCATCCCCGGAGTCGAGAAGCTCTACGAAACCTACAAGGACTCCGGCCTGCAGGTCATCGGCGTGCACTCTCCCGAGTACGCCTTCGAGAAGGAGGTCGACAACGTGAAGAAGGGGGCCGAATCCCTGGGGATCACCTACCCCGTCGCCGTCGACTCGGATCTCGTCACCTGGACGAACTTCGACAACCACTACTGGCCCGCCCACTACCTCGCCGACGCGAAGGGCGAGCTGCGCGCCCTCAAGTACGGCGAGGGCGGCGAGGCGACGACCGAGAAGCTGGTGCGCAGCCTCCTCACCGAAGCGAATCCCGGCCTCGTCCTTCCCGCGCCGGTCTTCGCATCCGATGAACCGACTGCGACCGGGGAGCGGAGCCCCGAGACCTACCTCGGCGCGGCGCGCGCCAACCACTTCGTCGACGGGGGCCTCAAGATCGGGACCGCCGAATACTCCCTCCCCGAGAGCCAGGCGCGCGACACCTTCGCCCTCGACGGCCGCTGGAAGGTCGAGGACGAGTTCATCGCCCCCGCCGAGGGCGGAGCCGGGCTCTCCCTGGCCTTCAAAGGGAAGCAGGTGAACCTCGTCGTCTCCGGCGAGGGGGACCTCGAATGGGAGGTGAACGGCCAGAAGATGACGAAGCGCATCTCCGGAACCCCGAACGGCATCGAACTCTTCGCCTCCTCTGAAACCCATGAGGGGGAGCTGAGATTGAAGGCCTCGCCCGGGCTCAAGCTCTACTCCTTCACCTTCGGGTGA
- a CDS encoding sigma-70 family RNA polymerase sigma factor has protein sequence MEEADQDGRLLAQVARGDESAFAELYDRWASRLFALVLQIVVDRAQSEEVLQDVFWQVWTTAASYEAERGSARAWLVTLARRRAIDRVRSSQAARDREARHHGDYPDFDSTLDAIEERLEGERVRRALDRVGEPHASTIKLAYFTGLTHAQIAERMRVPLGTVKSRIRDGIDKLRAEMGVTR, from the coding sequence GTGGAAGAAGCAGACCAAGACGGACGTCTCCTCGCGCAGGTCGCGCGGGGGGATGAGTCCGCTTTCGCCGAGCTCTACGACCGCTGGGCATCCCGCCTCTTCGCCCTGGTCCTGCAGATCGTCGTCGACCGCGCGCAGTCGGAGGAGGTCCTCCAGGACGTCTTCTGGCAGGTGTGGACGACTGCGGCCTCCTATGAGGCGGAACGCGGGAGTGCGAGGGCGTGGCTGGTGACCCTCGCGCGTCGCCGGGCGATCGACCGGGTGCGTTCCAGTCAGGCCGCTCGTGATCGGGAGGCGCGCCACCACGGCGACTACCCGGATTTCGATTCGACGCTCGACGCCATCGAAGAGCGATTGGAGGGGGAGCGGGTGAGGCGCGCACTGGACCGAGTGGGCGAACCGCATGCGAGCACGATCAAGCTCGCCTATTTCACGGGCTTGACTCACGCGCAGATCGCGGAGCGGATGCGCGTCCCCCTGGGAACGGTGAAGAGCAGGATCCGTGACGGCATCGACAAGCTGAGGGCCGAGATGGGAGTGACTCGATGA
- a CDS encoding DUF817 domain-containing protein, which yields MPERRPLSDLRLLPLRLVQFAWMEIQCCLFPAAVFLGLAASSFVWARFDMPIARYDALLIYVVIVQIAFVAFKLETWRELGVICVFHVLGLALEIFKVSQGSWAYLDAGVVRLGGVPVFSGFMYASVGSYICQAFRRFDLHVDRFRWWPVSVLALAVYANFFTHHYIVDLRWLIAVALLFALHGSKVRFTVGGDRYRMPTALAFVLIGFFLWVAENAATFLNAWRYPDQEAGWQMVHVGKFGSWALLVTLSFVLVAAVKAKEGVLYGDGPARVTRA from the coding sequence ATGCCCGAACGCCGTCCGCTGAGCGATCTCAGACTCCTCCCGCTGCGCCTCGTCCAGTTCGCGTGGATGGAGATCCAGTGCTGCCTGTTCCCGGCGGCCGTCTTCCTCGGCCTCGCCGCCTCCTCCTTCGTGTGGGCCCGCTTCGACATGCCGATCGCCCGCTACGACGCGCTGCTCATCTACGTCGTGATCGTGCAGATCGCCTTCGTCGCCTTCAAGCTCGAGACATGGAGGGAACTCGGCGTCATCTGCGTCTTCCACGTCCTCGGCCTCGCCCTCGAGATCTTCAAGGTGAGCCAGGGCTCCTGGGCCTACCTCGACGCCGGGGTCGTGCGCCTCGGGGGAGTGCCGGTCTTCTCGGGCTTCATGTACGCCTCGGTCGGCTCCTACATCTGCCAGGCCTTCCGGCGCTTCGACCTGCACGTCGACCGTTTCCGCTGGTGGCCGGTGAGCGTCCTCGCCCTCGCGGTCTACGCGAACTTCTTCACCCACCACTACATCGTCGATCTGCGGTGGCTGATCGCGGTGGCGCTCCTTTTCGCCCTGCACGGCTCGAAGGTCCGATTCACGGTCGGGGGAGACCGCTACCGGATGCCGACGGCGCTCGCCTTCGTCCTCATCGGCTTCTTCCTGTGGGTGGCCGAGAATGCGGCGACATTCCTCAACGCCTGGCGCTATCCGGATCAGGAGGCCGGCTGGCAGATGGTCCACGTCGGCAAGTTCGGCTCGTGGGCACTCCTCGTCACCTTGAGTTTCGTCCTCGTCGCAGCGGTCAAGGCGAAGGAGGGCGTGCTCTACGGGGACGGTCCGGCGCGGGTGACGAGGGCGTGA
- the dtd gene encoding D-aminoacyl-tRNA deacylase — translation MRAVIQRVLRASVSVEDRIVGEIRGPGLMVLLGVKRGDGPEQAATVARKIAELRILEDEASVSEAGAPVLVVSQFTLYGDTRKGRRPSWSQAAPGPEAEPLVEAVVADLRGRGLEVATGRFGAMMQVELVNDGPFTVLVEA, via the coding sequence ATGAGGGCCGTCATCCAGCGCGTCTTGCGCGCCTCGGTCAGCGTCGAGGACCGCATCGTCGGCGAGATCCGGGGGCCGGGTCTCATGGTGCTCCTCGGCGTCAAACGCGGCGACGGCCCCGAGCAGGCCGCCACCGTCGCCCGGAAGATCGCCGAGCTGCGCATCCTCGAGGACGAGGCGTCCGTCTCAGAAGCCGGCGCCCCCGTCCTCGTCGTCAGCCAGTTCACCCTCTACGGGGACACCCGCAAGGGACGGCGCCCCTCCTGGTCGCAGGCCGCGCCGGGCCCCGAGGCCGAGCCGCTCGTCGAAGCGGTCGTGGCGGATCTGCGCGGCCGCGGCCTCGAGGTCGCAACCGGGCGCTTCGGAGCCATGATGCAGGTCGAGCTCGTCAACGACGGGCCCTTCACCGTCCTCGTCGAAGCCTGA
- a CDS encoding SPFH domain-containing protein, with protein sequence MTAPTTPTSRSDFADDPTRTAARVEIAERPASSLGAAAAFPAFLILVAGFVFSIYFFITGVIMADANEAGGILRIVVASIVFLLVLILFTSLTVVSPGQTSVRQFFGKYIGTVRRTGLVLVPPLSNGKKVSVKVHNFETHELKVNDSDGNPVNIAAIVVWQVADTARAVFAVEEYEEFIKAQAESALRHVATTHPYDEPGPGETSLRGGTDIVSAELAAEVAARVALAGLEIVEVRISSLAYAPEIAQAMLQRQQAGAVISAREQIVEGAVSMVRQALERLEQDEIVSLDDERKAQMVSNLLVVLCSDTNTQPIINAGSLY encoded by the coding sequence ATGACTGCGCCCACAACCCCCACTTCCCGCTCCGACTTCGCTGACGACCCGACGCGAACCGCCGCCCGCGTTGAAATCGCGGAGAGGCCCGCGAGTTCCCTCGGGGCCGCCGCCGCGTTCCCGGCCTTCCTCATCCTGGTGGCCGGGTTCGTCTTCTCCATCTACTTCTTCATCACGGGCGTGATCATGGCCGACGCCAATGAGGCCGGCGGGATCCTTCGGATCGTCGTGGCCTCGATCGTGTTCCTCCTCGTCCTCATCCTGTTCACCTCGCTCACGGTCGTCTCGCCCGGCCAGACTTCGGTCCGCCAGTTCTTCGGCAAGTACATCGGCACGGTGAGGCGCACGGGCCTGGTCCTCGTCCCCCCGCTGTCGAACGGGAAGAAGGTGTCCGTCAAGGTTCACAACTTCGAGACGCACGAGCTCAAGGTGAACGACTCCGACGGCAACCCCGTCAACATCGCCGCGATCGTCGTCTGGCAGGTCGCCGACACCGCCCGAGCCGTCTTCGCCGTTGAGGAGTACGAGGAGTTCATCAAGGCCCAGGCCGAATCGGCCCTGCGCCACGTCGCGACGACGCACCCCTACGATGAGCCCGGCCCGGGCGAGACCTCCCTGCGCGGCGGCACCGACATCGTCTCGGCAGAGCTCGCGGCCGAGGTCGCGGCCCGCGTCGCCCTCGCCGGCCTCGAAATCGTCGAGGTTCGCATCTCCTCCCTCGCCTACGCCCCCGAGATTGCTCAGGCGATGCTCCAGCGCCAGCAGGCGGGCGCCGTGATCTCCGCCCGCGAACAGATCGTCGAGGGCGCGGTCTCCATGGTCCGCCAGGCCCTCGAGCGCCTCGAGCAGGACGAGATCGTCTCCCTCGATGACGAGCGCAAGGCCCAGATGGTCTCCAATCTGCTCGTCGTCCTCTGCTCCGACACGAACACCCAGCCGATCATCAACGCGGGTTCGCTCTACTGA
- a CDS encoding anti-sigma factor, producing MNGESERFDGIDPLESEAAALLGASLRPVAPPPALREELMRRVRESSAGGVGGAVDAVAEEGGGSAAAVPGAGVVDFVSARSSRRRLVRVFAQMAASFVILAVGVGVGRWSMMEGMESTSHYAQLNQAQDVDRVTDTMPDGHVVTLTWSKGMDMAAVTLPAELRASKGRSLQVWVRQKGVVTKAGMYEPAKGTTFSFLDVMPEPGIEILITEEPEGGSDQPTGDPLVVLRIGEGAKAV from the coding sequence ATGAACGGGGAATCTGAGCGTTTCGACGGGATCGATCCTCTGGAGTCCGAGGCGGCGGCGCTCCTCGGCGCGTCCCTGCGCCCCGTAGCCCCGCCGCCGGCGCTCCGTGAGGAGCTGATGAGGCGGGTGCGCGAGTCTTCGGCCGGAGGCGTCGGCGGGGCGGTCGACGCCGTCGCCGAGGAGGGCGGGGGCTCTGCCGCCGCCGTTCCGGGTGCCGGGGTCGTCGACTTCGTGTCTGCCCGTTCTTCGCGGCGGCGACTGGTGCGCGTGTTCGCGCAGATGGCCGCTTCCTTCGTGATCCTCGCCGTGGGGGTGGGCGTGGGGCGCTGGTCGATGATGGAGGGGATGGAGTCGACCAGTCATTACGCTCAGCTCAATCAGGCCCAGGACGTCGATCGCGTGACGGACACGATGCCCGACGGGCATGTCGTCACCCTCACCTGGTCGAAGGGGATGGATATGGCGGCGGTGACCCTTCCGGCGGAGCTCAGGGCCTCCAAGGGGCGCAGCCTCCAGGTGTGGGTCCGTCAGAAGGGCGTCGTCACGAAGGCCGGCATGTACGAGCCGGCGAAGGGGACGACCTTCTCCTTCCTCGACGTGATGCCCGAGCCGGGCATCGAGATCCTCATCACCGAGGAGCCCGAGGGCGGTTCGGATCAGCCGACCGGCGATCCGCTCGTCGTGCTGCGCATCGGCGAGGGCGCGAAGGCCGTCTGA
- a CDS encoding DUF7675 family protein: MTSCDHYEIDEPEDWDRPTPPRVRHASRYVDGSAVIGEVNVTFNRKTSYNLFPDFLHAFTQEQIGIIREELPFWYDFFKPRITS, translated from the coding sequence GTGACATCATGTGACCACTACGAAATCGATGAACCAGAGGACTGGGATCGTCCGACTCCTCCGCGCGTCCGCCACGCGAGCCGCTATGTCGATGGGAGTGCGGTTATCGGCGAAGTCAACGTCACCTTCAATCGCAAGACGTCCTACAACCTGTTCCCCGATTTTCTTCACGCCTTCACACAAGAGCAGATCGGCATCATTCGTGAGGAGCTGCCGTTCTGGTATGACTTCTTCAAGCCCCGCATCACCTCGTGA